DNA from Rhodothermales bacterium:
ATACAGCGCCAGGATCAGCCCCACCGTGAGCCCGAACGTGCGCCACGGATATCCCATGCGCATCTCCCGCTCGGCGCGGCGATACGCGCCGCCGGCGAGGGCCGCATACGAGCACACCGTCGCCACAGCGGCCCCCATCGAGCCGGCCACCGGGATGAGGAGCAGATTGAGCACGATGTTGAGCAGCGCCGCCCCCACGACCAGCACACCGATCACCGGCGTCTTCCAGGCCGCGTAGAGGACATTGGTGATGATGACATAGTTGCCATACACGTAGAAACCGAACGCGAGGGGCAGCACGAGTCCGGATGCGTCGAGATAATGCGGATCCGCCCCGATCCGCGTCAGCACGAGCGTCCCGTCGTACGCGAGCAGCGAGAGGGCCAGAACCGCCCAGCCGGCCCAGACCGTGTAATGCCGGAAGGTGCGGCGATGCAGTCCGTGGTCCCCATCCCCCAGCGTTTTTAACCCGATGACGGTGAACGCGAGCTGGAAGCTCTGCACGACAAGCAGATTCAGCACCCCGCTGATGCGGGCCGCCCAGTCGTACATCCCCACCGTTTCGGCATCGGTGAGGCCGTTGAGCAGGTAGCGGTCGCCGGCGTTGAGCACCAGGCTCGCCAGACTCACCATCACGAGCGGCGAGCCGTACCGGATGAGCGGCTTGAGCAGCGACCCATCGAAACGCCACCGGATGCGCTGCAGGCTCCCGACGAGCAGCACGGCCGTGCTGGCGCCGGCCGACCACATGTAGGCCTCCATGACGCCATAAAGCCCCTCCTGCCGCACCACCAGGAAATAATAGACGCCGCCGAGCAGCAAGCCCATCTCCAGCGCCATCGCGAGGGCGAAGAGGCCGGCGCGCTCCTGGATGCGCAGCAGCATCATCGGAACGGCGCCGACCGTCTTGAACACGACGTAGGTGCCCAGCGCCATCAGGATAAGGCTGCGGTCCGGGCTGCCGAGGATCAGCCGCGACAGTCCGGTGGCCCCCGCCTGAAAGGCGAACCAGGCGAGCACGCTCACGCCGATCGTGGTGACGAGCGCCGTAAAGGGCAGCCGGTCCCGCACGCCGGCCATCTCCCGATCCGCCATGAACTTGAGCAGCCCCGTGCCGATGCCGAGCCCGACGACGAAGATGCCGATCTGGGACGTCGCCATGAGCAGCGCCAGGTAGCCGTAGTCGGAGAGCGACAGGTAGCGCGAATCGAGATAAAACGGCGCCAGCAGCAACCCGCTGAGCTTGACAGCCACGTTGCCGATCGCGTACAGACCGCTTTGTTTGATGATGCGCAGCAGGGGTCGCTCAGCCATCGTACGTTCCTCGGCGGGTCATTCCGTTGCGATGGGCAGGGCGCGCAGCAGATCGACCGCCCGCTCGGTATGCCGGTGGATCCCCTCGACCCGATCGCTCAGGATCCGGCGCGCCTCGGGCAGGCGGGCAAGCAGCGTGTCGATGGTCTTCGTCAGTTCCTCGCCGCGCAGGGTGTCGATGTCCATCGTCGTAGCCGTGCCGGCCCAGGCCGCATAATCCACCAGCTCCATCAGCTCCCGCGTCTTGAACTCGTAGACGATCGGCGCCACCGGCGTCCCGGCCAGCATCGACAGGATCGCCATGTGCATCCGCGTCGCGATGACGAGATCGAAGCCGGCGAGCGCTTCCAGCAACGCCTCCGGACGGTGGAAGTCGGCGTCGACGCGGACGCGCGGGCGCACGGACGCGGGCAGCAGGTCCACCACCTGCCGTCCGACCCCGGAATCGTCGATCCGGTAGGCCGGCACGCCCTGGCAGGTCGACAAAAAAACGACCTCCGCATCGTAGCGCGTCACCAGATGCTCGACCCCAGCCGCGACGGCCTGCAAGTAGCCGCGCATGCCGTCCTCCGGCGACTGGTTCCGGAAATGCTGCCACGACCGCACCGACACCGCCACGCGCGGCCGGCCCTCGTCCGACCGCACCGGCCGGCGATCCGGATCCCGGAGCGCAAAGACGACAT
Protein-coding regions in this window:
- a CDS encoding polysaccharide pyruvyl transferase family protein, whose amino-acid sequence is MKILVTNTVLLNGGDAAILIAIVRQLRTAFGADAHIEICEARPDAAAALYPEFIVREALVNAFLMPARDGWLRRIWGVIRFAMWHLARPRAYAAARLHAGGRPRLARLLLTRRQRAAFEAYAGADLIVSTGGTYLVEHYSLAPRLFEFTIARLLRKPLVFYTQSLGPFNRPAHRKKLRAVFDDAQLVLLRDEQSLGYLRDIGVANDRVHVMPDVVFALRDPDRRPVRSDEGRPRVAVSVRSWQHFRNQSPEDGMRGYLQAVAAGVEHLVTRYDAEVVFLSTCQGVPAYRIDDSGVGRQVVDLLPASVRPRVRVDADFHRPEALLEALAGFDLVIATRMHMAILSMLAGTPVAPIVYEFKTRELMELVDYAAWAGTATTMDIDTLRGEELTKTIDTLLARLPEARRILSDRVEGIHRHTERAVDLLRALPIATE
- a CDS encoding oligosaccharide flippase family protein produces the protein MAERPLLRIIKQSGLYAIGNVAVKLSGLLLAPFYLDSRYLSLSDYGYLALLMATSQIGIFVVGLGIGTGLLKFMADREMAGVRDRLPFTALVTTIGVSVLAWFAFQAGATGLSRLILGSPDRSLILMALGTYVVFKTVGAVPMMLLRIQERAGLFALAMALEMGLLLGGVYYFLVVRQEGLYGVMEAYMWSAGASTAVLLVGSLQRIRWRFDGSLLKPLIRYGSPLVMVSLASLVLNAGDRYLLNGLTDAETVGMYDWAARISGVLNLLVVQSFQLAFTVIGLKTLGDGDHGLHRRTFRHYTVWAGWAVLALSLLAYDGTLVLTRIGADPHYLDASGLVLPLAFGFYVYGNYVIITNVLYAAWKTPVIGVLVVGAALLNIVLNLLLIPVAGSMGAAVATVCSYAALAGGAYRRAEREMRMGYPWRTFGLTVGLILALYAAGALTADWSTGMRLTARIGLILSYLPLGAWLGLYSREELRAGWEALRARRSGRPAAGSEGT